The Acinetobacter defluvii genome includes a region encoding these proteins:
- a CDS encoding phosphotransferase family protein, with product MSVIDVGGNVREGEELDVRAVGNWLIENGSEISGPVEVTQYSGGASNWTYRLKYANADLILRRPPKGTKAKSAHDMAREYNVQRWLAPYYPVLPEMVGLCQDESVLGCDFYVMKRIEGIIPRAKLPAELKFNEEQVHELCVNVLDKLIELHQVPYKGTKLEQLGKGDGYCRRQVEGWDKRYEKAHTLNVPSFKFVRKWLLEHIPEDSTSCLIHNDWRFDNVILDPKNPTQVIGVLDWEMATIGDPLMDLGSALAYWVEDTDNQIFKSTRRQPTHLKGMFTRKEVVDYYLEKTGLQPENWAFYEVFGIFRLAVIAQQIYYRYYHKQTNNPAFKDFWIVIHALHIRALKLIGKQKIEANELVQEYMAKFKEILGK from the coding sequence ATGTCGGTGATTGATGTTGGTGGAAATGTACGTGAAGGTGAAGAACTCGATGTCCGAGCTGTTGGAAATTGGTTAATTGAAAATGGTTCTGAAATTTCAGGACCTGTAGAAGTCACTCAATATTCAGGAGGCGCATCAAACTGGACATATCGTTTAAAATATGCCAATGCTGACTTGATTTTACGTCGTCCACCAAAAGGTACAAAAGCAAAATCAGCGCATGACATGGCACGTGAATATAACGTACAACGTTGGCTTGCGCCTTATTATCCAGTTCTCCCCGAAATGGTTGGCTTATGCCAAGATGAATCTGTGCTTGGATGTGATTTTTACGTGATGAAGCGTATCGAAGGCATTATTCCACGGGCAAAACTTCCAGCAGAGTTAAAGTTTAATGAAGAACAAGTGCATGAATTATGTGTCAATGTACTGGATAAATTGATTGAATTACATCAAGTTCCCTATAAAGGTACAAAACTCGAACAGCTGGGTAAAGGAGATGGCTATTGCCGCCGACAAGTGGAAGGTTGGGACAAACGTTATGAAAAAGCGCATACCCTCAATGTGCCAAGTTTTAAGTTCGTACGTAAATGGCTACTTGAGCATATTCCTGAAGATTCAACTAGTTGTTTAATTCACAATGATTGGCGTTTTGATAATGTCATTCTTGATCCTAAAAACCCAACCCAAGTGATTGGGGTTTTAGACTGGGAAATGGCAACCATCGGTGATCCATTGATGGATTTAGGGTCGGCATTGGCTTATTGGGTTGAGGACACAGATAACCAGATTTTTAAATCCACTCGTCGCCAACCTACTCATTTAAAAGGCATGTTTACACGCAAAGAAGTGGTGGATTACTACCTAGAAAAAACAGGGTTACAACCTGAAAACTGGGCGTTTTATGAAGTATTTGGTATTTTCCGTTTAGCGGTTATCGCACAGCAAATTTATTATCGTTATTATCATAAGCAAACCAATAATCCTGCATTTAAAGACTTTTGGATTGTGATTCATGCACTACATATTCGTGCTTTAAAATTGATTGGCAAGCAAAAAATTGAAGCAAATGAACTCGTACAAGAATACATGGCTAAATTTAAGGAAATTTTAGGAAAATGA
- a CDS encoding SDR family oxidoreductase: MAKTILITGASSGIGAGMAREFAQKGYNLAICARRLERLEKLQQELESKYGVKVIAKTLDVTNYEQIFQVFREFKNDFGTIDRIIVNAGVGDGRRIGNGKFEINRATVETNFISALAQCEAAVEIFREQKTGHLVVISSMSAIRGMPKHLTAYGASKAGVAALAEGIRAELIDTKIKVSTIFPGYIRTEINEGAKKLPFEVDVETGSHLLVKAIEKQPIKAYVPQWPWLPLGLAMKVLPLKIVNKLG; the protein is encoded by the coding sequence ATGGCGAAAACAATTTTAATTACAGGTGCAAGTTCAGGCATCGGTGCAGGTATGGCACGAGAATTTGCACAAAAAGGCTATAACTTAGCCATTTGTGCAAGACGATTAGAACGTTTAGAAAAGCTACAGCAGGAACTTGAATCAAAATACGGTGTAAAAGTTATTGCTAAAACGTTGGATGTGACCAACTACGAACAAATTTTTCAGGTTTTTCGTGAGTTTAAAAACGATTTTGGTACGATTGATCGTATTATTGTCAATGCAGGCGTGGGAGATGGTCGTCGTATCGGAAATGGAAAGTTTGAAATCAATCGTGCAACAGTAGAAACTAACTTTATTTCAGCATTAGCACAATGTGAAGCAGCCGTTGAAATTTTTCGTGAACAAAAGACTGGGCATTTGGTCGTGATTTCTTCCATGAGTGCGATTCGTGGTATGCCAAAACATTTAACCGCTTATGGCGCAAGCAAAGCAGGGGTTGCAGCATTGGCTGAGGGAATCCGAGCAGAATTGATTGATACAAAAATTAAAGTTTCAACAATTTTCCCTGGGTATATTCGTACTGAAATTAATGAAGGTGCGAAAAAATTACCATTTGAAGTGGATGTAGAAACAGGCTCACATTTATTGGTCAAAGCTATTGAAAAACAACCTATTAAAGCCTATGTACCACAATGGCCGTGGTTACCATTAGGATTGGCAATGAAAGTTTTACCTTTAAAAATTGTCAATAAATTGGGCTAG
- a CDS encoding SGNH/GDSL hydrolase family protein produces MPLKLITFGLIPSLLVQGYHVKKNTPRLPEPEGVRKGSIGQGKALSILILGDSAAAGVGVKQQQDALLGALLAALQHDFKIQYQLEAKAGDTTLQVLERIQQLEHQHFDVIITSVGVNDVTKLISPKKWLQQQQLFYAAIERKFSPHMILVTGVPPMHLFPALPNPLGWLFGQYSSEMNKKLAEFVAEKENYQLIQFDLAHFKALDLQMADDGFHPSKEIYQVWAKELSNKIRLKF; encoded by the coding sequence ATCCCGTTAAAACTGATTACATTTGGTTTGATTCCGTCATTGCTTGTACAAGGTTATCACGTCAAAAAAAATACACCTCGTTTACCTGAACCAGAAGGAGTGCGAAAGGGCAGTATTGGTCAAGGAAAAGCCTTATCCATTTTAATTTTAGGTGATTCTGCTGCGGCAGGTGTGGGTGTTAAACAGCAACAAGATGCATTATTAGGTGCTCTACTTGCTGCATTACAACATGATTTTAAAATTCAATACCAACTTGAAGCCAAAGCGGGTGATACAACACTACAAGTTTTAGAACGTATACAACAACTTGAACATCAGCATTTCGATGTGATAATTACTTCAGTTGGCGTGAACGATGTGACTAAACTCATTTCACCAAAAAAATGGCTCCAGCAACAGCAGCTATTTTATGCAGCCATTGAAAGAAAGTTTTCTCCACACATGATTTTAGTGACAGGTGTGCCACCGATGCACTTATTTCCAGCATTGCCTAATCCTTTAGGATGGTTATTTGGGCAATACTCAAGTGAAATGAATAAAAAACTTGCAGAGTTTGTTGCTGAAAAAGAAAATTATCAATTAATTCAATTTGATTTAGCTCATTTTAAAGCACTAGATTTACAAATGGCGGATGATGGTTTTCATCCTAGTAAAGAAATTTATCAAGTTTGGGCAAAAGAGTTATCTAATAAAATTAGATTAAAGTTCTAA
- a CDS encoding helix-turn-helix domain-containing protein, whose product MDKRFKSLSPIEQMQRRQAVLDTIEQHPEWEIYQVAKFLRTELRLTLPEMAKITKIAPQTLQKIEQAESNPTLQSILKLLNAFGLDLMVKRN is encoded by the coding sequence ATGGATAAACGTTTTAAGTCGCTCAGTCCCATTGAGCAAATGCAAAGAAGACAAGCAGTTTTAGATACGATTGAACAGCATCCTGAGTGGGAAATTTATCAGGTCGCAAAATTCTTGCGCACCGAACTGAGATTAACTTTGCCTGAAATGGCGAAAATCACTAAGATTGCTCCACAAACCTTACAGAAAATTGAACAGGCTGAATCTAACCCGACCCTGCAGTCTATTTTAAAGCTATTAAATGCCTTTGGTTTGGATCTGATGGTAAAGCGGAATTAA
- a CDS encoding type II toxin-antitoxin system HipA family toxin, whose product MNTYCTIQIYNQQQWQDCAVVELLEASSLGWEAKTRTSYLLEYAISHMEQRDAYALSYHFPVNVQSQSLNTWPAFLIDLLPQGFGRKELLQQLNFPENAQQQADWALLNSGASNPIGNLRIKEAHEWLQANYPNTIKGFSLQEIIERKEHFIESLASFGLFVGGSSGVQGEWPKLLLTQAKDDLFYLDHTLVDDQAKKHWLVKFSRGQDLRLEKILTQEALYMNIAQYLQLNVYQELQMHGRTLFIPRFDRKIENGQVIRIAQESIASLGQKSGFGVKLSHNQICRLLMASCTHPESQIFEYLKRDLANVALGNKDNHTRNTAIQRDDQGLIQLTPLYDFAPMWLHPDGIARATRWEQDDQGGAPIWQSVMEQVSALCNIEKQRLIDIFKQQLPYYQNLIEFMHELGIDQEIINNSQPRIENICQQLSELS is encoded by the coding sequence ATGAATACTTATTGTACAATTCAAATTTATAATCAACAACAATGGCAAGACTGTGCAGTTGTTGAATTATTAGAGGCTTCGAGCTTAGGTTGGGAAGCTAAGACACGCACATCTTATCTTCTTGAATATGCAATTTCACATATGGAGCAGCGTGACGCATATGCTCTAAGCTATCATTTTCCTGTCAATGTGCAAAGTCAAAGCTTAAATACTTGGCCAGCATTTTTAATAGATTTATTGCCTCAAGGTTTTGGGCGTAAAGAGCTATTACAGCAGCTTAATTTTCCTGAAAATGCACAGCAGCAAGCAGACTGGGCATTGTTAAATTCGGGTGCAAGTAATCCGATTGGTAATTTAAGAATTAAAGAAGCACATGAATGGTTACAAGCCAATTATCCCAATACGATTAAGGGATTTAGCTTACAAGAAATTATTGAAAGAAAAGAACATTTTATTGAGTCTTTGGCATCTTTTGGTTTATTTGTAGGTGGTTCTTCTGGGGTACAAGGTGAATGGCCAAAGCTCCTCCTTACCCAAGCCAAAGATGATTTGTTTTATTTAGATCATACACTTGTGGATGATCAAGCTAAAAAACACTGGTTGGTAAAGTTTAGTCGTGGGCAAGATTTACGACTAGAAAAAATTTTAACGCAAGAAGCGTTGTATATGAACATTGCGCAGTATCTACAGTTAAATGTTTATCAAGAATTGCAAATGCATGGGCGAACTTTATTTATTCCAAGATTTGATCGTAAAATTGAAAATGGGCAAGTGATACGTATTGCACAAGAAAGTATTGCCTCACTGGGGCAAAAGTCTGGATTTGGAGTAAAACTTTCCCACAATCAAATCTGTAGATTACTTATGGCAAGTTGCACGCATCCTGAAAGTCAAATTTTTGAATATTTGAAACGTGACCTTGCCAATGTTGCTTTGGGCAATAAAGATAATCATACACGCAATACTGCGATTCAAAGAGATGATCAAGGACTTATACAATTAACTCCTTTATATGATTTTGCGCCGATGTGGTTACATCCTGATGGGATTGCCCGAGCGACACGTTGGGAACAAGATGATCAGGGTGGCGCACCGATTTGGCAATCTGTCATGGAACAGGTTTCAGCACTTTGCAACATTGAAAAACAAAGATTAATTGATATTTTTAAACAGCAATTACCCTACTATCAAAATTTAATTGAATTTATGCACGAGCTTGGAATCGATCAAGAAATTATTAACAATAGCCAACCACGCATTGAAAATATTTGTCAACAATTGAGTGAGTTATCATAA
- a CDS encoding histidine phosphatase family protein, whose amino-acid sequence MTTIYLVRHGQASFGAESYDKLSCHGEQQAKVLGQFFRNILKEQPYVVAGSMQRHQQTAEFALAECFPETQIHINPAWNEFNHQQVFAQYDPRFNEPHLLKQEVAKEQSPRAYLAKIFDGAIERWTGGDFHHEYDESWPNFKNRVESALQNLCDELAKTKPRYAVVFTSGGVISVAAGKVMELNVNRTFALNWAIANSSLTTMRLVGNEPQLLSLNEHHFLKAQDINLLTWI is encoded by the coding sequence ATGACCACAATTTATCTCGTCCGTCATGGGCAAGCGTCTTTTGGTGCGGAAAGTTACGATAAATTATCGTGTCATGGTGAGCAACAAGCCAAAGTATTAGGTCAATTTTTTAGAAATATTTTAAAAGAACAACCTTATGTTGTGGCAGGTTCAATGCAACGTCATCAACAAACCGCTGAATTTGCGCTTGCAGAATGTTTTCCTGAAACTCAAATTCATATCAATCCTGCTTGGAATGAATTTAACCACCAACAAGTCTTTGCTCAGTACGATCCTCGTTTCAATGAGCCACATTTATTAAAACAAGAAGTCGCAAAAGAACAAAGTCCACGCGCATATTTGGCTAAAATTTTTGATGGTGCGATTGAGCGATGGACGGGCGGGGATTTTCATCATGAATATGATGAGTCTTGGCCAAATTTCAAAAATCGGGTGGAATCGGCTTTGCAAAACTTATGTGATGAACTTGCAAAAACCAAACCACGCTATGCAGTCGTTTTTACTTCAGGTGGTGTGATCTCTGTTGCAGCAGGAAAAGTTATGGAACTCAATGTAAATCGTACTTTTGCTTTAAATTGGGCGATTGCCAATAGCAGCTTAACCACGATGCGTTTAGTTGGAAATGAACCGCAATTATTGAGCTTAAATGAACATCACTTTTTAAAAGCACAGGATATCAACCTTCTTACGTGGATTTAA